A window of the Deltaproteobacteria bacterium genome harbors these coding sequences:
- the gyrB gene encoding DNA topoisomerase (ATP-hydrolyzing) subunit B yields the protein MTVEKNPNAYTAESITVLKGLEHPRKRPAMYIGGTDQAGLHHLIYEVVDNCIDEALAGYCDHIKVSIHLDNSVTVTDNGRGIPVDIHEDEQRSALEVVMTMLNAGGKFDSSSYKVSGGLHGVGVSVVNALSEYLEVVVNRQGGKYHQRYERGIPLADVEKIGTSENTGTRIRFRPDELIFPDITFSFDILAKRFNELAYLNPGLKIEFFDERNQARETYLHDGGIVSFVQQLNGIDGIHPIVSGSGTVDDVVIDFAMQYNTGYKETVYSFANNIRTREGGTHLMGFRMALTRAINTYLANADLPKKLKCKLSGDDVREGMTVVVSVKLSNPQFEGQTKTKLGNSEVSGYVNGIVYERLMTFFEENPKDAKLIVEKVVDASRAREAARRAKDLVRRKGALGDHSLPGKLADCQSKSPEESEIFIVEGDSAGGSAKQGRNPRFQAILPLRGKILNVEKTRFDKMLKNKEIKNLITAMGIGIGEDGINLEKLRYHKVVIMTDADVDGAHIRTLLLTFFFRQYEELVDKGYLYIAEPPLYRVHKGNFERYIKDESGLNAFLIERVSSEVTVRTSSGNELHGKSMEDFLWAVSGLREKMNEAANIGIPEHLFMVMVACPERITAEGLIEGTSPELLEYVREKGYSLHVLEEKDEDDDDSREVLEKDIRHYAVIEDANARQTKIGVEFFNTRLYRAAYGVVDTLRESCPDLVYTLESKGVELGAGDALFILDRSLEEAQKGVGIQRYKGLGEMNPEQLWETTMNPENRALYKVTIEDAEEADELFSRLMGDKVEPRRDFIERNALTVRDLDI from the coding sequence ATGACCGTCGAAAAGAATCCGAACGCCTATACGGCAGAAAGCATTACCGTCCTCAAGGGCCTCGAACATCCTCGTAAACGGCCGGCCATGTATATCGGGGGCACCGATCAGGCCGGACTCCATCACCTGATTTACGAGGTGGTTGACAACTGTATCGACGAGGCCTTGGCCGGGTATTGCGACCATATCAAGGTCAGCATCCATCTCGACAACAGCGTGACCGTGACCGACAACGGTCGGGGCATACCTGTGGACATCCATGAGGATGAACAGCGTTCGGCCCTGGAAGTGGTCATGACCATGCTCAATGCCGGAGGGAAATTCGACAGTTCGAGCTACAAGGTGTCGGGTGGGTTGCACGGGGTGGGTGTATCCGTGGTCAACGCCCTATCCGAGTATCTGGAGGTTGTGGTCAACCGCCAAGGCGGAAAGTATCATCAGCGCTACGAACGGGGCATCCCGTTGGCCGATGTTGAAAAGATAGGAACGAGCGAGAATACGGGCACACGGATTCGTTTCCGGCCTGACGAACTGATTTTTCCGGACATCACTTTTTCGTTCGACATCTTAGCCAAACGATTCAATGAACTGGCCTATCTCAACCCCGGTCTGAAGATCGAGTTCTTTGACGAGCGGAACCAGGCTCGCGAGACCTATCTTCACGATGGAGGCATCGTCTCCTTTGTCCAGCAACTGAATGGCATCGACGGCATCCATCCCATTGTATCCGGGAGCGGGACTGTGGACGACGTGGTCATCGACTTTGCCATGCAATACAACACCGGGTATAAAGAAACGGTCTACTCCTTTGCCAACAATATCCGGACTCGGGAGGGCGGCACCCATCTCATGGGCTTCCGCATGGCTTTGACCCGGGCTATAAACACATATCTGGCCAACGCCGATCTGCCAAAGAAGCTCAAGTGCAAGCTGTCCGGGGACGATGTCCGCGAGGGCATGACAGTGGTCGTCAGCGTCAAGCTTTCCAACCCCCAGTTCGAGGGGCAGACCAAGACCAAGCTCGGGAATAGCGAGGTTTCCGGGTACGTCAACGGTATCGTCTATGAGAGGTTGATGACTTTTTTCGAGGAGAATCCCAAGGACGCCAAGCTGATTGTCGAAAAGGTCGTGGACGCCTCCAGGGCCAGGGAAGCCGCCAGGCGGGCCAAGGATCTCGTTCGACGCAAAGGGGCACTGGGAGATCATTCCCTACCTGGGAAGCTTGCCGATTGTCAGAGCAAGAGCCCAGAGGAAAGTGAAATTTTCATCGTCGAGGGCGATTCGGCCGGAGGTTCGGCCAAACAGGGCCGAAATCCAAGGTTTCAAGCCATTCTCCCTTTGCGGGGCAAGATTTTGAACGTCGAAAAGACCCGTTTCGACAAGATGCTCAAGAACAAGGAGATCAAGAACCTGATCACTGCCATGGGTATCGGCATCGGCGAGGACGGGATCAATTTGGAAAAGCTCCGCTATCACAAGGTAGTCATCATGACCGACGCCGATGTGGACGGGGCCCATATCCGAACCCTGCTTTTGACGTTCTTTTTCCGCCAGTACGAGGAACTTGTGGACAAGGGCTATCTCTACATCGCCGAGCCTCCCCTGTACCGGGTCCACAAGGGAAATTTCGAACGATACATCAAAGACGAGTCTGGCCTGAACGCCTTTCTCATCGAACGGGTCAGCTCAGAAGTGACCGTCAGAACCTCCAGCGGAAACGAACTTCATGGAAAATCCATGGAGGATTTTTTGTGGGCTGTCTCAGGGTTACGGGAAAAAATGAACGAGGCCGCCAATATTGGTATTCCTGAACATCTCTTCATGGTCATGGTCGCCTGCCCGGAGCGGATAACGGCTGAAGGCTTGATCGAGGGAACAAGCCCGGAACTCCTCGAATATGTCCGGGAGAAGGGGTATTCCCTGCACGTCCTGGAAGAAAAGGATGAAGACGATGACGACAGCCGCGAAGTGTTGGAAAAGGACATTCGTCATTATGCGGTCATCGAGGACGCCAACGCCCGTCAAACCAAAATAGGCGTAGAATTTTTCAATACCCGCCTCTACCGGGCCGCCTACGGTGTCGTGGATACCTTGCGGGAATCATGCCCCGATCTTGTCTACACATTGGAGAGCAAAGGGGTTGAACTCGGTGCAGGTGATGCGCTCTTCATTCTGGACCGGTCCCTGGAAGAGGCTCAAAAAGGGGTTGGTATTCAACGCTACAAGGGTCTTGGTGAGATGAATCCGGAACAGCTCTGGGAAACGACCATGAATCCGGAAAACCGGGCCCTGTACAAGGTGACCATCGAAGATGCCGAGGAAGCCGACGAACTTTTTTCAAGACTCATGGGAGATAAGGTCGAGCCCAGGCGTGATTTCATCGAGAGAAACGCCCTGACCGTCAGAGATCTGGACATCTAG